The Urbifossiella limnaea genome has a window encoding:
- a CDS encoding ThuA domain-containing protein — protein sequence MTPARRWLALLVAALASGPVAAAEPWADAKLPVAGGLELWLDAARASASTPPPHDGKLETWYDASGKGRHLRQPVADARPTRLPAGGAAVVRFDGLDDHLRAVKQAAELDTFTVFVVAAPRANPGGFRGVLAFNNANQRDYESGLCLDHGPNPSVKFNSLNVEGRGFGGWKNLLKGEQPLGELTTLEVTGEAKALRLTVNGTPAGARPRDGAPVSLDEITVGARYYTNGPGPQKVDSLGRWDVAEVLVYNRVLPAAEAKAVRDYLSAKHAALKQQLPPDGSGGAPLVLVKDPPPVQMFLPGFTVRELPVDLTNINNVLYRPDGSLIALGYNGNLYALRDADGDGVEERAELIWDAKGSLRGPLGIAFLPNGRGTLVPSKGRLTLVTDDGKATTIASGWPEIFPAVDTLGVAVDPRDGAVYFGRGCANFTDPYQRDKAGKAAYKLTDETGTIQRLSPDFKTREIVATGVRFPVALRFNKLGDLFATDQEGATWAPNGNPLDELLHIQKGRHYGFPSRHPKHLPAVTDEPSTFDYGPQHQSTCGFCFNEPVTAGGPTFGPKHWAGDAIVTGESRGKLYRTKLVKTPSGYVAGTQLIAALNMLVVDCCVAPDGSLVVACHGGGPDWGSGPTGKGKLFKISYTDRDHPQPVLVWPAGPREVRVEFDRPVDPALLRDVLKGTTLTAGRYVRAGDRFESMWPGYAVVHMQKAAPRVDIPVRSAQLTPDRRTLVLATDALPAAVHYALTLPGMGRPAEPPKGTLRQLPAIDLGFDLCGCEATFTPSVGTRWRGWLPHPDLQVSQSLTAGSAPHDVLWAQTAKTGVLTLKAKLDLADMLRPAVQPGSQLDHEPPPEEVTVATHRGLKTLYVGPTAPVPFDLEVGGNISTGIHFTTKQSTKQSPQPRPLQLHRFILPWANTDSKALGREVVAARAPELDGGSWARGRAEFFGEQAACAKCHAVQGRGGDLGPDLSNLVHRDYASVLRDIENPSFAVNPDHIASVVQLTDGRTLTGVVRTAGDKLRVGDEKGTITEVAKADVEKLTAAPKSIMPEGLPKQLGPDRMRDLMTFLLTPPPRMPDYGPTRPPEPRTRADVAAVLAGAPVPPLPTRPITVVLVSGKKDHGPGEHDYPAWAKAWKELLGVAEKTTVDTAEEWPTAAQLKAADVLVFYQRGSWTAERAKDMDAFLARGGGAVYVHWAVEGGPEAPAFAQRIGLASNAAGLRFRHGPLELGFDTGARHPVGRNFDKLKLHDESYWQMTGDPKRITLLASGKEDGADRPLFWTLEPAKGRVVVSIPGHFAWTFDDPLFRVLLLRGIAWAAREPVDRFNDLATPGARVRD from the coding sequence ATGACCCCCGCCCGCCGGTGGCTTGCCCTACTGGTCGCCGCGCTCGCCTCCGGCCCTGTCGCCGCGGCCGAGCCGTGGGCCGACGCCAAACTCCCCGTCGCCGGCGGCCTCGAACTGTGGCTCGACGCCGCCCGTGCGAGCGCCTCCACACCGCCACCGCACGACGGCAAGCTCGAAACCTGGTACGACGCCTCCGGCAAGGGTCGCCACCTCCGACAGCCCGTCGCCGACGCCCGGCCCACACGCTTGCCCGCCGGCGGCGCCGCCGTCGTCCGCTTCGACGGGCTCGACGACCACCTCCGCGCCGTGAAGCAGGCAGCCGAGTTGGACACGTTTACCGTCTTCGTGGTCGCCGCCCCGCGGGCGAACCCCGGCGGCTTTCGCGGCGTGCTGGCGTTCAACAATGCGAACCAGCGCGACTACGAGAGCGGCCTGTGCCTCGACCACGGCCCGAACCCGTCCGTCAAATTCAACTCGCTGAACGTCGAGGGCCGCGGTTTCGGCGGGTGGAAGAACTTGCTCAAGGGCGAACAACCGCTCGGCGAGTTGACCACGCTCGAAGTGACCGGCGAGGCGAAGGCCCTGCGGCTGACGGTGAACGGCACCCCCGCCGGCGCCCGGCCGCGCGACGGCGCCCCCGTCAGCCTCGACGAGATCACCGTGGGCGCCCGCTACTACACGAACGGCCCCGGCCCGCAGAAGGTAGATAGCCTCGGCCGCTGGGACGTGGCCGAGGTGCTCGTCTACAACCGCGTGCTGCCCGCCGCCGAGGCGAAGGCCGTGCGCGACTACCTGAGCGCGAAGCACGCCGCGCTGAAGCAGCAGTTACCGCCCGACGGCTCGGGCGGGGCCCCACTCGTGTTGGTGAAAGACCCGCCGCCGGTGCAGATGTTCCTGCCGGGCTTCACGGTCCGCGAGTTGCCGGTGGACCTGACCAACATCAACAACGTGCTGTACCGGCCCGACGGCTCACTGATCGCGCTCGGCTACAACGGCAACTTGTACGCGCTCCGCGACGCGGACGGCGACGGCGTCGAGGAGCGCGCCGAGCTGATCTGGGATGCGAAGGGTTCGCTCCGCGGCCCGCTCGGCATCGCCTTCTTGCCGAACGGCCGCGGCACGCTCGTCCCCTCGAAGGGCCGGCTGACGCTCGTCACCGACGACGGCAAGGCCACGACGATCGCCAGCGGCTGGCCCGAAATCTTCCCCGCCGTGGACACGCTCGGCGTGGCGGTCGACCCGCGTGACGGGGCCGTCTACTTCGGCCGCGGCTGCGCCAACTTCACCGACCCGTACCAGCGCGACAAGGCCGGCAAGGCGGCGTACAAGCTGACCGACGAGACGGGCACGATCCAGCGGCTGAGCCCGGACTTCAAAACGCGCGAGATCGTGGCGACGGGCGTCCGCTTCCCGGTGGCGCTGCGCTTCAACAAGCTCGGCGACCTGTTCGCCACCGACCAGGAAGGCGCGACGTGGGCGCCGAACGGCAACCCGCTCGACGAACTGCTCCACATCCAGAAGGGCCGCCACTACGGCTTCCCGTCGCGGCACCCCAAACACCTGCCGGCCGTGACCGACGAGCCGAGCACGTTCGACTACGGCCCGCAGCACCAGTCCACGTGCGGGTTCTGCTTCAACGAGCCGGTGACGGCCGGCGGCCCGACGTTCGGCCCGAAGCACTGGGCCGGCGACGCCATCGTGACGGGCGAGTCGCGCGGCAAGCTGTACCGCACGAAACTGGTGAAGACGCCGAGCGGCTACGTCGCCGGCACGCAGCTGATCGCGGCGCTGAACATGCTCGTGGTCGATTGCTGCGTGGCGCCGGACGGCTCGCTGGTGGTGGCCTGCCACGGCGGTGGCCCCGACTGGGGGAGCGGCCCGACCGGCAAGGGGAAGCTGTTCAAGATCAGCTACACCGACCGCGACCACCCGCAACCGGTGCTCGTGTGGCCGGCCGGCCCGCGCGAGGTGCGCGTCGAGTTCGACCGGCCCGTCGATCCGGCACTGCTGCGCGACGTGTTGAAGGGGACGACACTGACCGCCGGCCGGTACGTCCGCGCCGGCGACCGGTTCGAGTCGATGTGGCCGGGCTACGCGGTCGTTCACATGCAGAAGGCCGCGCCGCGCGTAGACATCCCGGTGCGGTCGGCGCAGCTGACGCCCGACCGCCGCACCCTGGTACTAGCGACGGACGCGCTACCCGCGGCGGTCCACTACGCGCTGACGCTGCCGGGGATGGGCCGCCCCGCCGAGCCGCCGAAGGGCACTCTGCGGCAGCTGCCGGCGATCGACCTCGGCTTCGACCTCTGCGGCTGCGAGGCGACGTTCACACCGAGCGTCGGTACGAGATGGAGGGGCTGGCTGCCGCACCCCGACCTTCAGGTTTCGCAGTCGTTGACCGCCGGAAGCGCGCCGCACGACGTGCTGTGGGCGCAGACTGCGAAAACCGGCGTACTGACGCTCAAGGCAAAACTCGATCTCGCCGACATGCTGCGGCCGGCCGTGCAGCCGGGTTCGCAGCTCGACCACGAGCCGCCGCCGGAAGAAGTAACAGTTGCCACCCATCGCGGCTTGAAGACACTTTACGTCGGACCGACGGCACCCGTACCGTTTGATCTCGAAGTGGGCGGCAACATCTCAACGGGCATCCACTTCACCACGAAGCAGAGCACGAAGCAGAGCCCGCAGCCCCGCCCGCTGCAACTCCACCGATTTATCCTGCCGTGGGCCAACACCGACTCGAAGGCGCTCGGCCGCGAAGTCGTCGCCGCGCGAGCGCCCGAACTCGACGGCGGCAGCTGGGCGCGCGGCCGGGCCGAGTTCTTCGGCGAGCAGGCGGCGTGCGCCAAGTGCCACGCCGTCCAGGGCCGCGGCGGCGACCTCGGGCCGGACCTGTCGAACCTCGTCCACCGCGACTACGCCTCCGTGCTGCGCGACATCGAGAACCCCAGCTTCGCGGTAAACCCCGACCACATCGCGTCCGTGGTGCAGCTGACGGACGGCCGCACACTCACCGGCGTCGTCCGCACCGCGGGCGACAAGCTCCGCGTCGGCGACGAGAAAGGCACGATCACGGAGGTGGCCAAGGCCGACGTGGAGAAGTTGACGGCGGCGCCGAAGTCGATCATGCCCGAGGGGCTGCCGAAGCAGCTCGGCCCCGACCGGATGCGCGACCTGATGACGTTCCTGCTGACGCCGCCGCCGCGGATGCCCGACTATGGCCCGACCCGCCCGCCCGAGCCGCGCACCCGCGCCGACGTGGCCGCGGTGCTGGCCGGCGCCCCCGTCCCGCCACTGCCGACGCGGCCGATCACCGTCGTGCTCGTCAGCGGCAAGAAGGACCACGGCCCCGGCGAGCACGACTACCCGGCGTGGGCGAAGGCGTGGAAGGAACTCCTGGGCGTCGCCGAGAAGACGACCGTGGACACGGCCGAGGAGTGGCCGACCGCCGCGCAGCTGAAGGCGGCCGACGTGCTGGTCTTTTACCAGCGCGGCTCGTGGACGGCCGAACGGGCGAAGGACATGGACGCCTTCCTGGCGCGCGGCGGCGGGGCGGTGTACGTCCACTGGGCGGTCGAGGGCGGGCCGGAGGCGCCGGCGTTCGCGCAGCGGATCGGTCTGGCGTCGAACGCGGCCGGGCTGCGGTTCCGCCACGGGCCGCTGGAGCTGGGCTTCGACACGGGTGCGCGACACCCGGTCGGCCGGAACTTCGACAAGCTGAAGCTGCACGACGAGAGTTACTGGCAGATGACCGGCGACCCGAAGCGGATCACGCTGCTGGCGTCGGGCAAGGAAGACGGCGCCGACCGGCCGCTGTTCTGGACGCTGGAGCCGGCGAAGGGGCGGGTAGTGGTGTCGATCCCCGGCCACTTCGCGTGGACGTTCGACGACCCGCTATTCCGGGTGCTGTTGTTGCGCGGCATCGCCTGGGCGGCCCGCGAGCCGGTGGACCGATTCAACGACCTGGCGACGCCCGGCGCGCGGGTGCGCGACTGA
- a CDS encoding acetamidase/formamidase family protein → MQTIRREQAKKYAFDWRDEPLLRVAPGEPFAVETYDASTGYFKTPADHANPAKRPGFDRIPPMVNPIAGPVFLDGAERGDVLVITIDEIEVEAYSWTAAGPRRGPLGESTRWPELSGGYTTKIFRHTPGPSSTTRDGTLHFSDRISWPITPFVGTIGVAPDREVTTSNDGQGPWGGNLDIRDVAPGNRILLPVFHPGALLYLGDVHASQGDTEFTGTAAETMATVRLRLDIIKQKRIPWMRIEKPASVVSVYAERPLEGAVEAATVNLMDWLITEHGYTPTDAYCLVTTCPDFRINVYQMCKLGKLAFVAGAELPRKYL, encoded by the coding sequence GTGCAGACCATCCGCCGCGAGCAGGCGAAGAAGTACGCGTTCGACTGGCGCGACGAGCCGCTGCTGCGCGTCGCCCCGGGCGAGCCGTTCGCCGTCGAAACCTACGACGCCAGCACCGGCTACTTCAAGACGCCCGCCGACCACGCCAACCCCGCCAAGCGGCCCGGCTTCGACCGCATCCCGCCGATGGTCAACCCCATCGCCGGCCCGGTGTTCCTCGACGGTGCCGAGCGCGGCGACGTGCTCGTCATCACCATCGACGAGATCGAGGTGGAGGCGTACTCGTGGACGGCCGCCGGCCCGCGCCGCGGCCCGCTCGGCGAGTCCACCCGCTGGCCGGAGCTGTCCGGCGGGTACACCACGAAAATCTTCCGCCACACGCCCGGCCCGAGCAGCACGACCCGCGACGGCACCCTCCACTTCAGCGACCGCATCAGCTGGCCGATCACGCCGTTCGTCGGCACGATCGGCGTCGCCCCGGACCGCGAGGTGACGACCAGCAACGACGGCCAGGGGCCGTGGGGCGGCAACCTCGACATCCGCGACGTGGCCCCCGGCAACCGCATTCTGCTGCCGGTGTTCCACCCCGGGGCGCTGCTGTACCTCGGCGACGTTCACGCCAGTCAGGGCGACACCGAGTTCACCGGCACCGCCGCCGAGACGATGGCGACCGTGCGGCTGCGCCTGGACATCATCAAGCAGAAGCGCATCCCGTGGATGCGGATCGAGAAGCCGGCGTCGGTGGTGTCGGTGTACGCGGAGCGGCCGCTGGAGGGGGCGGTTGAGGCGGCGACGGTGAACCTGATGGACTGGCTCATCACCGAGCACGGCTACACGCCGACCGACGCCTACTGCCTGGTGACGACGTGCCCGGACTTCCGCATCAACGTGTACCAGATGTGCAAGCTCGGCAAGCTGGCGTTCGTCGCCGGTGCGGAGTTGCCGCGGAAGTACCTGTAG
- a CDS encoding SUMF1/EgtB/PvdO family nonheme iron enzyme: MTEETLFAAALDRADPAERSAFLNAHCPDPEARRRVEELLAAHAAAGSFLNHPAVGADATATLPPTDPDSTQTRAGHEPGGAATGHAGGRAADPTEVLAFLSPPTRPGSLGRLAHYEVHEVLGVGGFGTVLKAFDDRLHRVVAVKVLAPQLAASGAARARFLREARTAAAVRDEHVVNVFAVSDDDAPVPFLVMELVAGQTLQQKLDKAGPLPPKEVLRIGAQIARGLAAAHRQGLIHRDIKPANILLENGVERVKVTDFGLARAADDASISQSGVVAGTPMYMSPEQARGDTLDTRSDLFSLGSVLYVLCTGRPPFRAENTLAVLKRVVEDDPRPVRDVNPEVPRWLADVVAKLHAKIPADRFQTAEEVADLLSGYLSELQQQGTVVSRVAPKPAPPLRPAKKRRRWPWVAAGCLLLVLLTPVLLVLLGIGLPAVQKLMNDDRGEVIVVRAAGLESVRALRDGDSPGDWQDVSNGQTLRLPPGHYTLEPRFAAGLTTKQWDVTATQGRFGGGSVSIGSTQVSRSARFEVVPGGRVTARVEVTRTSPGSAPPPPAVAPFDPAMAELQQKGWAAHLGVPVEFTHPSGVAFRLIPPGEFGMGYTDVELAAVRSSLKSLPNVGDYQRFAAESSGPRHTVRITRPFYLAKYETTAGQFRRFVEAAKHAPTGTIDWTGFVTPGQEDRQPVVGVSWADAEAFCRWLGPGYELPTEAQWEYAARGGAPGIWSFGNVPTKLLDHAVFGQAWPKPGPVGLKAPNPFGLFDVHGGADEWCRDWHVADFYRRSPIDDPANLDPPTQPNTGRASRGGSWNAAAVYTEVAFRSFDNPTRPALPKGFRVALTGDLKAAVGAATGAGGAWVSLFNGKDLTGWKTVPGSPANWTVVDGVLTGRGPVQNYLYSARGDYRDFHLRAECRVNDLGNSGVHFRVTVPTAEVMGAPPGYEVQVAGPAADQNATGSLMIFPAHEYMLARVTTPPVPANVWFTLEVIARGRRVVVRVNDKVLVDHEHAGPEVGHLALQAFPGTTAEFRKVEVKELTPEPAAPPPDVPPVSAAEAKAHQEAWAARLGVKVEFENSVGMKMRLIPPGEFTAGTTDAERAQVLADLRAGSAPQFVLDEVAAEPPPARVRVSDPFYAAAHEVTVGQFRRFVAATGYQTDGEKAKDGGWAHRDGRWQRHPAHQWRTPGNWTPGDDEPVTQVSWNDARAFCAWLGKEDGRAYALPTGVQWEYAARAGSAGRHGAADGVAALDAAAWFAGNLPAARPERPQPVGGKQANPFGLYDTLGNVWEWCADASPLRPGGRVTRGGGWNSGPASARVNIRGAGEPDRAWDAGTGFRVVVTGDLRAPVAPPAVAPPPGTLVLPLPEPWSAAVYAAIIQARRERVAAAEKGLAAAKARFDAGLNTRREVAEAEIGVFEAQLDGAPAAGAVRLLEQIVERHETRRAVAAARVEAGVLTPDALNPIDADIARARSRLADARLAVPQSRKD; the protein is encoded by the coding sequence GTGACGGAAGAAACCCTGTTCGCCGCCGCCCTGGACCGCGCCGACCCGGCCGAGCGGTCCGCGTTCCTGAACGCCCACTGCCCCGACCCCGAGGCGCGGCGCCGCGTCGAGGAGCTGCTCGCCGCCCACGCCGCGGCCGGCAGCTTCCTGAACCACCCGGCCGTCGGGGCCGACGCGACCGCAACGCTCCCGCCGACCGACCCGGACTCGACCCAGACCCGGGCCGGGCACGAGCCGGGGGGCGCGGCCACGGGCCACGCCGGGGGGCGGGCCGCCGATCCCACGGAAGTGCTGGCGTTCCTCTCGCCGCCGACGCGGCCCGGCTCGCTCGGCCGGCTGGCGCACTACGAGGTGCACGAGGTCCTGGGCGTGGGCGGGTTCGGCACTGTGCTCAAGGCGTTCGACGACCGTCTCCACCGGGTCGTGGCGGTGAAGGTGCTCGCCCCGCAGCTGGCCGCCAGCGGCGCCGCCCGCGCCCGCTTCCTCCGCGAGGCCCGCACCGCCGCCGCCGTCCGCGACGAGCACGTCGTCAACGTCTTCGCCGTGTCCGACGACGACGCCCCGGTGCCGTTCCTGGTGATGGAACTCGTTGCCGGGCAGACGCTGCAACAGAAGCTCGACAAGGCCGGCCCGCTGCCGCCGAAGGAGGTGCTGCGGATCGGGGCGCAGATCGCCCGCGGGCTGGCCGCGGCTCACCGACAGGGGCTCATCCACCGCGACATCAAGCCGGCGAACATCCTCCTGGAGAACGGCGTCGAGCGGGTGAAGGTGACCGACTTCGGCCTGGCCCGCGCCGCCGACGACGCCAGCATCTCGCAGTCGGGCGTGGTGGCCGGCACGCCGATGTACATGAGCCCCGAGCAGGCCCGCGGCGACACCCTCGACACGCGGAGCGATCTGTTCAGCCTCGGCAGCGTGCTGTACGTGCTGTGCACCGGCCGCCCGCCGTTCCGCGCCGAGAACACGCTGGCGGTGCTGAAGCGCGTCGTGGAGGACGACCCGCGGCCGGTGCGCGACGTGAACCCCGAGGTGCCGCGCTGGCTGGCCGACGTGGTGGCGAAGCTCCACGCCAAGATCCCGGCCGACCGCTTCCAGACGGCCGAGGAGGTGGCCGACCTTCTGTCCGGCTACCTGTCCGAGTTGCAACAGCAGGGGACCGTGGTGTCGCGGGTGGCGCCGAAGCCGGCCCCGCCGCTGCGGCCGGCGAAGAAGCGGCGGCGGTGGCCGTGGGTGGCGGCGGGCTGCCTGTTGCTGGTGCTGCTGACGCCGGTACTGCTGGTGCTGCTCGGGATCGGCCTGCCGGCCGTGCAGAAGCTGATGAACGACGACCGCGGCGAGGTGATCGTGGTTCGGGCGGCGGGGCTGGAGTCGGTCCGCGCCCTCCGCGACGGCGACTCCCCCGGCGACTGGCAGGACGTGAGCAACGGCCAGACGCTGCGGCTGCCGCCGGGGCACTACACGCTGGAACCGCGGTTCGCCGCCGGGCTCACGACGAAGCAGTGGGACGTGACGGCCACCCAGGGGCGGTTCGGGGGCGGCAGCGTCTCGATCGGCAGTACGCAGGTCTCGCGGTCGGCGCGGTTCGAGGTCGTCCCCGGCGGTCGCGTCACCGCGCGGGTCGAGGTGACCCGGACCTCCCCGGGCTCCGCCCCCCCCCCGCCCGCGGTCGCCCCGTTCGACCCGGCAATGGCCGAGTTGCAACAGAAGGGATGGGCTGCACACCTCGGCGTCCCGGTCGAGTTCACCCACCCGTCCGGCGTCGCCTTCCGCCTGATCCCGCCGGGTGAGTTCGGGATGGGCTATACCGACGTCGAACTGGCCGCCGTCCGGTCGAGTCTCAAGTCGCTGCCGAACGTCGGCGACTACCAGCGGTTCGCGGCCGAGTCGAGCGGGCCGCGGCACACCGTCCGCATCACCCGGCCGTTCTACCTCGCCAAGTACGAGACCACCGCCGGCCAGTTCCGCCGGTTCGTCGAGGCCGCCAAGCACGCCCCGACCGGGACGATCGACTGGACCGGGTTCGTCACCCCCGGGCAGGAGGACCGGCAGCCGGTCGTCGGGGTGAGCTGGGCGGACGCCGAGGCCTTCTGCCGCTGGCTCGGGCCGGGGTACGAGCTGCCGACCGAGGCCCAGTGGGAGTACGCCGCCCGGGGCGGGGCGCCCGGGATTTGGTCGTTCGGCAACGTCCCGACGAAGCTGCTCGACCACGCCGTCTTCGGCCAGGCCTGGCCGAAGCCGGGGCCGGTCGGGCTGAAGGCGCCCAACCCGTTCGGCCTGTTCGACGTCCACGGCGGGGCCGACGAGTGGTGCCGCGACTGGCACGTCGCCGACTTCTACCGCCGGTCCCCGATCGACGACCCGGCGAACCTCGACCCGCCGACCCAACCGAACACCGGGCGGGCGTCGCGGGGTGGGTCGTGGAACGCGGCCGCGGTGTACACGGAGGTCGCCTTCCGCTCGTTCGACAACCCGACCCGGCCGGCCCTGCCGAAGGGCTTCCGGGTCGCCCTGACCGGCGACCTCAAGGCCGCCGTCGGTGCCGCTACGGGGGCCGGCGGGGCGTGGGTGTCGCTGTTCAACGGGAAGGACCTGACCGGGTGGAAGACCGTCCCCGGATCTCCGGCCAACTGGACGGTCGTCGATGGCGTCTTGACGGGCCGCGGGCCGGTCCAGAACTACCTTTACTCGGCCCGCGGGGACTACCGCGACTTCCACCTCCGGGCCGAGTGCCGGGTCAACGACCTGGGCAACAGCGGGGTCCACTTCCGGGTGACCGTGCCGACTGCGGAGGTGATGGGGGCGCCGCCGGGGTACGAGGTGCAGGTGGCGGGGCCGGCGGCCGACCAGAACGCCACCGGCAGCCTGATGATCTTTCCGGCCCACGAGTACATGCTGGCCCGGGTGACGACCCCACCCGTCCCGGCCAACGTGTGGTTCACCCTGGAGGTGATCGCCCGCGGGCGGCGGGTCGTCGTCCGGGTGAACGACAAGGTGCTCGTCGACCACGAGCACGCCGGCCCGGAGGTCGGGCACCTGGCCCTCCAGGCGTTCCCCGGGACGACGGCCGAGTTCCGCAAGGTCGAGGTCAAGGAATTGACGCCCGAGCCGGCCGCCCCACCGCCGGACGTGCCCCCAGTCTCGGCCGCGGAGGCGAAGGCGCACCAGGAGGCGTGGGCGGCGCGCCTCGGGGTGAAGGTCGAGTTCGAGAACAGCGTCGGGATGAAGATGCGCCTCATCCCGCCGGGCGAGTTTACGGCCGGCACCACGGACGCCGAAAGGGCCCAGGTGCTGGCCGACCTCCGGGCCGGCTCGGCCCCGCAGTTCGTCCTCGACGAGGTCGCGGCCGAACCCCCCCCGGCCCGCGTCCGTGTGTCCGACCCGTTCTACGCCGCCGCCCACGAGGTCACCGTCGGCCAGTTCCGCCGGTTCGTGGCCGCGACGGGTTATCAAACGGACGGCGAGAAGGCCAAGGACGGGGGGTGGGCGCACCGCGACGGCCGGTGGCAGCGGCACCCGGCCCACCAGTGGCGGACGCCCGGAAATTGGACCCCGGGGGACGACGAGCCGGTGACGCAGGTGAGCTGGAACGACGCCCGGGCGTTCTGCGCCTGGCTCGGGAAGGAGGACGGCCGGGCGTACGCCCTGCCGACCGGCGTGCAGTGGGAGTACGCGGCCCGCGCCGGGTCGGCGGGCCGGCACGGCGCCGCCGACGGCGTGGCCGCGCTGGACGCGGCGGCCTGGTTCGCCGGCAACCTCCCCGCCGCCCGCCCGGAGCGGCCGCAGCCGGTGGGCGGGAAGCAGGCCAACCCGTTCGGCCTGTACGACACCCTCGGGAACGTGTGGGAGTGGTGTGCCGACGCCTCCCCCCTGCGGCCCGGCGGCCGCGTGACCCGGGGCGGCGGCTGGAACTCCGGCCCGGCCTCCGCCCGGGTGAACATCCGCGGGGCGGGCGAGCCCGATCGGGCGTGGGACGCCGGGACCGGGTTTCGGGTCGTCGTCACCGGCGACCTCCGCGCGCCGGTCGCGCCACCCGCCGTCGCCCCGCCGCCCGGCACCCTTGTGCTGCCGCTGCCCGAGCCGTGGTCGGCCGCGGTGTACGCCGCCATCATCCAGGCGCGGCGGGAACGGGTGGCGGCGGCGGAGAAGGGGCTAGCCGCGGCGAAGGCCCGGTTCGACGCCGGCCTTAACACCCGCCGCGAGGTCGCGGAGGCCGAGATCGGAGTGTTCGAGGCGCAACTCGACGGCGCGCCCGCCGCCGGGGCGGTTCGGCTCCTCGAACAGATCGTCGAGCGGCACGAGACGCGCCGGGCCGTCGCCGCCGCGCGGGTGGAGGCCGGCGTCCTCACCCCCGACGCCCTCAACCCGATCGACGCCGACATCGCCCGCGCGAGATCGCGGCTCGCCGATGCCCGACTCGCCGTGCCGCAGTCCAGGAAGGATTAA
- a CDS encoding MotA/TolQ/ExbB proton channel family protein, whose protein sequence is MPLTRLLPPGRFVLVAGLAVLALALFPEIASAQEEKPKDNIVFHMIKSVGWVFGPLLLSLSIILVALCVLLILDLRMQNAIPPGFVDEFTDTVNKRKFKEAFDLARNDPSFLGRVLTAGMGRLQYGIEDARETAMNALEAIKSDKDQKNNYTAVIASLGPMLGLVGTVYGMIESFMVLGSSTGTPNASALAEGISHALVVTLFGIGVSVPAIFFNAFFKNRITKITMDTAHIAEDLLTQMYHNSKKGPPAPGAPGAPVPGAPPGPAAPGAPMPPR, encoded by the coding sequence ATGCCCCTGACCCGCCTGCTCCCCCCCGGCCGGTTCGTCCTCGTTGCCGGCCTCGCCGTGCTGGCCCTCGCGCTGTTCCCGGAAATCGCCTCCGCCCAGGAGGAAAAGCCGAAGGACAACATCGTCTTCCACATGATCAAGTCGGTCGGGTGGGTGTTCGGGCCGCTGCTGCTGAGCCTGTCGATCATCCTCGTCGCCCTGTGCGTGCTCCTCATCCTCGACCTGCGGATGCAGAACGCCATCCCGCCCGGGTTCGTGGACGAGTTCACCGACACCGTCAACAAGCGGAAGTTCAAGGAAGCCTTCGACCTGGCGCGGAACGACCCGTCGTTCCTGGGCCGCGTGCTGACCGCCGGCATGGGCCGGTTGCAGTACGGCATCGAGGACGCCCGCGAGACGGCGATGAACGCCCTGGAGGCGATCAAGAGCGACAAGGACCAGAAGAACAACTACACGGCCGTGATCGCGTCGCTCGGGCCGATGCTCGGGCTGGTCGGCACGGTGTACGGCATGATCGAGAGCTTCATGGTGCTCGGCAGCAGCACCGGCACGCCGAACGCCAGCGCCCTGGCCGAGGGCATTTCGCACGCCCTCGTGGTGACGCTGTTCGGCATCGGCGTGTCGGTGCCGGCCATCTTCTTCAACGCCTTCTTCAAGAACCGGATCACGAAGATCACGATGGACACGGCGCACATCGCCGAGGACCTGCTGACGCAGATGTACCACAACTCGAAGAAGGGCCCGCCCGCGCCGGGCGCCCCGGGGGCGCCGGTGCCGGGCGCCCCGCCGGGGCCGGCCGCGCCCGGGGCGCCGATGCCGCCGCGGTAG
- a CDS encoding ExbD/TolR family protein, translating into MSHGSSGGDKCEPNLIPLLDLVLQLVMFFMVCANFVMEQVSEAIKLPEAVVAKPIEKADEFVIFLNVDKEGKVILAGLDALSDDAKDNTLTNPQQVMSYMKRRHDMDMKRKPKDGQAGPVPSLVIIRADKEAQFEKVYGVMKACRSAGYDRSQLRAIRFGGNTAQ; encoded by the coding sequence ATGAGTCACGGCAGCAGCGGCGGCGACAAGTGCGAGCCGAACCTGATCCCGCTGCTGGACCTGGTCCTGCAGCTGGTCATGTTCTTCATGGTGTGCGCGAACTTCGTGATGGAGCAGGTGAGCGAGGCGATCAAGCTGCCGGAGGCGGTCGTCGCCAAGCCGATCGAGAAGGCCGACGAGTTCGTCATCTTCCTGAACGTGGACAAGGAGGGGAAGGTGATCCTGGCCGGCCTCGACGCCCTCAGCGACGACGCGAAGGACAACACGCTGACGAACCCGCAGCAGGTCATGTCGTACATGAAGCGGCGGCACGACATGGACATGAAGCGGAAGCCGAAGGACGGGCAGGCCGGGCCGGTGCCGTCGCTGGTCATCATTCGGGCCGACAAGGAGGCCCAGTTCGAGAAGGTGTACGGGGTGATGAAGGCGTGCCGCTCGGCCGGGTACGATCGCTCCCAGCTCCGCGCCATCCGCTTCGGCGGCAATACGGCACAGTAG